The following coding sequences are from one Arachis hypogaea cultivar Tifrunner chromosome 7, arahy.Tifrunner.gnm2.J5K5, whole genome shotgun sequence window:
- the LOC112702215 gene encoding ubiquitin C-terminal hydrolase 13 isoform X2, whose product MTVMTPAPIDQDDEEMLVPHTDLAENNHQPMEVVAQPEAANTVESQPVEDPQSSRFTWKIPEFSRMNTKKLYSDVFIVGGYKWRVLIFPKGNNVDYLSMYLDVADSSNLPYGWSRYAQFSLAVINQVHNKYSVRKDTQHQFNARESDWGFTSFMPLGELYDASRGYLVNDTLVVEAEVLVRRIVDYWTYDSKKETGYVGLKNQGATCYMNSLLQTLYHIPYFRKAVYHMPTTENDMPSGSIPLALQSLFYKLQYSDTSVATKELTKSFGWDTYDSFMQHDVQELNRVLCEKLEDKMKGTVVEGTIQKLFEGHHMNYIECINVDYKSTRKESFYDLQLDVKGCRDVYASFDKYVEVEPLEGDNKYHAEQFGLQDAKKGVLFIDFPPVLQLQLKRFEYDFMRDTMVKINDRYEFPLQLDLDREDGKYLSPEADRTVRNLYTLHSVLVHSGGVHGGHYYAFIRPTLSEQWYKFDDERVTKEDTKRALEEQYGGEEELPQTNPGFNNTPFKFTKYSNAYMLVYIRESDKDKIICNVDEKDIAEHLRERLKKEQEEKEHKKKEKAEAHLYTIIKVARDEDLSEQIGKDIYFDLVDHDKVRSFRVQKQLSFNTFKEEVAKEFGIPVQFQRFWLWAKRQNHTYRPNRPLTHIEEAQSVGQLREVSNKVHNAELKLFLEVELGPDLRPIAPPEKTKDDILLFFKLYDPEKEELRYVGRLFVKSTGKPSEILTKLNEMAGYDPDEDIGLYEEIKFEPNVMCEPIDKKLTFRASQLEDGDIVCFQKGPVTVMDSEDHIRYPDVPSYLEYVHNRQVVHFRSLDKPKEDDFCLEMSRLYTYDDVVEKVAQQLGLEDPSKIRLTPHNCYSQQPKPQPIKYRGVEHLSDMLVHYNQTSDILYYEVLDIPLPELQGLKTLKVAFHHATKDEVVIHTIRLPKQSTVGDVLDDLKTKVELSHPNAELRLLEVFYHKIYKVFPPNEKIENINDQYWTLRAEEIPEEEKNLGPHDRLIHVYHFTKDTAQNQMQIQNFGEPFFLVIHEGETLTEIKDRIKKKLQVPDDEFAKWKFAFFSLGRPEYLQDSDIVSSRFQRRDVYGAWEQYLGLEHTDNAPKRAYAVNQNRHTFEKPVKIYN is encoded by the exons ATGACCGTGATGACTCCCGCTCCCATTGAC CAGGACGACGAGGAGATGCTTGTTCCGCACACTGATTTGGCTGAGAACAATCACCAACCTATGGAAG TTGTAGCTCAACCTGAAGCTGCTAACACTGTGGAGAGTCAGCCTGTTGAGGACCCTCAATCATCGAGATTCACCTGGAAAATTCCTGAATTTTCTAGGATGAATACAAAAAAGCTCTATTCAGATGTATTTATTGTTGGTGGTTATAAATG GCGTGTGCTCATCTTCCCTAAAGGGAACAACGTGGACTATTTGTCCATGTATTTGGATGTTGCAGATTCATCTAATTTGCCGTATGGTTGGAGTAGATATGCACAATTTAGCTTGGCAGTTATTAATCAAGTCCATAATAAGTACTCTGTGAGAAAAG ACACGCAGCACCAATTCAATGCACGAGAAAGTGATTGGGGTTTCACGTCCTTCATGCCACTTGGTGAATTGTATGATGCCAGTAGAGGCTATCTTGTGAATGATACTCTCGTAGTTGAAGCTGAGGTTCTTGTTCGTAGAATCGTTGATTATTGGACTTACGATTCAAAGAAAGAGACAGGTTATGTTGGGCTTAAGAACCAGGGAGCCACATGTTATATGAATTCTCTTCTCCAAACACTCTACCATATTCCTTACTTTCGAAAG gCAGTGTACCATATGCCAACAACAGAAAATGATATGCCGTCTGGAAGCATCCCTTTGGCTCTGCAGAGTCTATTCTACAAGCTCCAGTATAGTGATACCAGTGTTGCAACAAAGGAACTGACAAAATCTTTTGGATGGGATACCTATGATTCTTTCATGCAGCATGATGTTCAAGAACTAAATAGAGTCCTTTGTGAAAAACTTGAAGACAAAATGAAG GGAACTGTTGTGGAGGGAACTATCCAGAAGTTATTTGAAGGGCATCATATGAACTATATTGAGTGCATCAACGTGGACTATAAATCAACTAGAAAGGAGTCATTTTATG ACCTTCAGCTTGATGTCAAGGGCTGTCGTGACGTTTATGCTTCCTTTGATAAGTATGTTGAAGTTGAACCTCTTGAGGGTGACAACAAATACCATGCTGAACAATTTGGTTTGCAG GATGCTAAGAAGGGTGTCCTATTTATTGATTTCCCTCCTGTTCTTCAGCTTCAGCTGAAAAGATTTGAATACGACTTTATGAGGGACACTATGGTAAAG attAATGACCGTTATGAGTTTCCTTTGCAACTTGACCTTGATCGTGAGGATGGGAAGTATTTATCACCTGAGGCTGATAGGACAGTTCGCAATCTTTACACACTCCACAG TGTTTTGGTTCACAGTGGTGGTGTGCATGGCGGACATTATTATGCGTTTATAAGGCCAACTCTGTCTGAGCAATG GTACAAATTTGATGATGAGAGAGTGACAAAAGAAGATACTAAGCGGGCATTAGAGGAGCAATATGGTGGTGAGGAGGAG TTACCTCAGACAAATCCTGGATTCAATAATACTCCGTTCAAATTCACCAAATATTCAAATGCTTACATGCTGGTGTACATACGTGAATCCGACAAGGACAAAATAATATGCAATGTTGATGAGAAAGACATTGCTGAACATTTAAGG GAGAGGTTGAAGAAAGAGCAGGAGGAAAAAGaacacaaaaagaaagaaaaggctgAGGCCCACCTTTATACTATTATAAAG GTGGCACGGGATGAAGATCTTTCTGAGCAGATTGGAAAGGACATATATTTTGATCTTGTAGACCATGACAAAGTTAGGAGTTTCCGTGTCCAAAAGCAGTTGTCTTTTAACACATTTAAG GAAGAGGTCGCTAAAGAGTTTGGTATACCAGTTCAATTTCAGCGATTTTGGCTATGGGCGAAGCGACAGAACCATACCTATCGTCCTAACCGGCCATTGACACACATCGAGGAAGCACAGTCT GTTGGACAATTGAGAGAGGTGTCAAACAAGGTTCACAATGcagaattaaaattatttttggaagtGGAGCTTGGACCG GATTTACGTCCCATAGCACCACCTGAAAAGACAAAGGATGATATATTACTTTTCTTCAAGTTATATGATCCTGAAAAAGAGGAGCTACG TTATGTTGGAAGGTTATTTGTGAAGAGTACTGGCAAGCCGTCAGAAATCTTAACAAAGTTGaatgaaatggctggttatgATCCTGATGAAGATATTGGACTTTATGAG GAAATCAAGTTTGAACCAAATGTCATGTGTGAGCCTATTGATAAGAAATTAACATTTCGAGCAAGCCAG CTAGAGGATGGAGATATTGTATGCTTTCAAAAAGGTCCTGTAACTGTAATGGATAGCGAGGATCATATCCGCTATCCAGATGTGCCTTCGTACTTGGAATATGTGCACAACCGCCAG GTTGTTCACTTTCGATCTCTTGATAAACCTAAAGAAGATGACTTCTGCCTGGAGAT GTCAAGGCTTTATACATATGATGATGTGGTGGAAAAAGTTGCTCAACAGCTTGGTTTGGAAGATCCATCCAAGATTAGGCTTACTCCACACAACTGCTACTCTCAGCAACCAAAACCCCAACCCATTAAGTATAGAGGAGTTGAACATTTGTCTGACATGCTGGTACACTACAACCAG ACGTCAGATATATTGTACTATGAAGTACTTGACATCCCTCTGCCGGAATTACAAGGTTTGAAAACTCTGAAAGTTGCATTTCACCATGCAACCAAGGATGAA GTTGTTATTCATACCATCAGACTTCCAAAGCAGAGCACTGTGGGGGATGTCCTCGATGACCTCAAAACTAAG GTGGAACTGTCTCATCCTAATGCTGAGCTTAGGTTGCTTGAAGTCTTCTATCACAAGATATACAAG GTCTTCCCTCCCaatgaaaagattgaaaacatTAATGACCAATATTGGACATTACGAGCCGAGGAG ATTccagaagaagagaaaaatcttGGTCCGCATGACCGCCTAATTCATGTCTATCATTTTACAAAAGACACAGCTCAGAATCAAATG CAAATTCAGAACTTTGGGGAACCTTTTTTCTTGGTCATTCATGAAGGTGAGACTTTGACTGAAATTAAGgacagaataaaaaagaaacttCAAGTTCCTGATGATGAGTTTGCgaag TGGAAGTTTGCATTTTTCTCATTAGGGCGTCCTGAGTATCTTCAAGACTCTGACATTGTATCCAGTCGTTTTCAG AGAAGAGATGTTTATGGTGCATGGGAGCAGTATCTTGGATTGGAGCATACTGACAATGCTCCTAAAAGAGCATATGCAGTTAACCAG AATCGCCACACGTTTGAGAAGCCAGTAAAGATCTACAATTAG
- the LOC112702215 gene encoding ubiquitin C-terminal hydrolase 13 isoform X1, producing MTVMTPAPIDQQDDEEMLVPHTDLAENNHQPMEVVAQPEAANTVESQPVEDPQSSRFTWKIPEFSRMNTKKLYSDVFIVGGYKWRVLIFPKGNNVDYLSMYLDVADSSNLPYGWSRYAQFSLAVINQVHNKYSVRKDTQHQFNARESDWGFTSFMPLGELYDASRGYLVNDTLVVEAEVLVRRIVDYWTYDSKKETGYVGLKNQGATCYMNSLLQTLYHIPYFRKAVYHMPTTENDMPSGSIPLALQSLFYKLQYSDTSVATKELTKSFGWDTYDSFMQHDVQELNRVLCEKLEDKMKGTVVEGTIQKLFEGHHMNYIECINVDYKSTRKESFYDLQLDVKGCRDVYASFDKYVEVEPLEGDNKYHAEQFGLQDAKKGVLFIDFPPVLQLQLKRFEYDFMRDTMVKINDRYEFPLQLDLDREDGKYLSPEADRTVRNLYTLHSVLVHSGGVHGGHYYAFIRPTLSEQWYKFDDERVTKEDTKRALEEQYGGEEELPQTNPGFNNTPFKFTKYSNAYMLVYIRESDKDKIICNVDEKDIAEHLRERLKKEQEEKEHKKKEKAEAHLYTIIKVARDEDLSEQIGKDIYFDLVDHDKVRSFRVQKQLSFNTFKEEVAKEFGIPVQFQRFWLWAKRQNHTYRPNRPLTHIEEAQSVGQLREVSNKVHNAELKLFLEVELGPDLRPIAPPEKTKDDILLFFKLYDPEKEELRYVGRLFVKSTGKPSEILTKLNEMAGYDPDEDIGLYEEIKFEPNVMCEPIDKKLTFRASQLEDGDIVCFQKGPVTVMDSEDHIRYPDVPSYLEYVHNRQVVHFRSLDKPKEDDFCLEMSRLYTYDDVVEKVAQQLGLEDPSKIRLTPHNCYSQQPKPQPIKYRGVEHLSDMLVHYNQTSDILYYEVLDIPLPELQGLKTLKVAFHHATKDEVVIHTIRLPKQSTVGDVLDDLKTKVELSHPNAELRLLEVFYHKIYKVFPPNEKIENINDQYWTLRAEEIPEEEKNLGPHDRLIHVYHFTKDTAQNQMQIQNFGEPFFLVIHEGETLTEIKDRIKKKLQVPDDEFAKWKFAFFSLGRPEYLQDSDIVSSRFQRRDVYGAWEQYLGLEHTDNAPKRAYAVNQNRHTFEKPVKIYN from the exons ATGACCGTGATGACTCCCGCTCCCATTGAC CAGCAGGACGACGAGGAGATGCTTGTTCCGCACACTGATTTGGCTGAGAACAATCACCAACCTATGGAAG TTGTAGCTCAACCTGAAGCTGCTAACACTGTGGAGAGTCAGCCTGTTGAGGACCCTCAATCATCGAGATTCACCTGGAAAATTCCTGAATTTTCTAGGATGAATACAAAAAAGCTCTATTCAGATGTATTTATTGTTGGTGGTTATAAATG GCGTGTGCTCATCTTCCCTAAAGGGAACAACGTGGACTATTTGTCCATGTATTTGGATGTTGCAGATTCATCTAATTTGCCGTATGGTTGGAGTAGATATGCACAATTTAGCTTGGCAGTTATTAATCAAGTCCATAATAAGTACTCTGTGAGAAAAG ACACGCAGCACCAATTCAATGCACGAGAAAGTGATTGGGGTTTCACGTCCTTCATGCCACTTGGTGAATTGTATGATGCCAGTAGAGGCTATCTTGTGAATGATACTCTCGTAGTTGAAGCTGAGGTTCTTGTTCGTAGAATCGTTGATTATTGGACTTACGATTCAAAGAAAGAGACAGGTTATGTTGGGCTTAAGAACCAGGGAGCCACATGTTATATGAATTCTCTTCTCCAAACACTCTACCATATTCCTTACTTTCGAAAG gCAGTGTACCATATGCCAACAACAGAAAATGATATGCCGTCTGGAAGCATCCCTTTGGCTCTGCAGAGTCTATTCTACAAGCTCCAGTATAGTGATACCAGTGTTGCAACAAAGGAACTGACAAAATCTTTTGGATGGGATACCTATGATTCTTTCATGCAGCATGATGTTCAAGAACTAAATAGAGTCCTTTGTGAAAAACTTGAAGACAAAATGAAG GGAACTGTTGTGGAGGGAACTATCCAGAAGTTATTTGAAGGGCATCATATGAACTATATTGAGTGCATCAACGTGGACTATAAATCAACTAGAAAGGAGTCATTTTATG ACCTTCAGCTTGATGTCAAGGGCTGTCGTGACGTTTATGCTTCCTTTGATAAGTATGTTGAAGTTGAACCTCTTGAGGGTGACAACAAATACCATGCTGAACAATTTGGTTTGCAG GATGCTAAGAAGGGTGTCCTATTTATTGATTTCCCTCCTGTTCTTCAGCTTCAGCTGAAAAGATTTGAATACGACTTTATGAGGGACACTATGGTAAAG attAATGACCGTTATGAGTTTCCTTTGCAACTTGACCTTGATCGTGAGGATGGGAAGTATTTATCACCTGAGGCTGATAGGACAGTTCGCAATCTTTACACACTCCACAG TGTTTTGGTTCACAGTGGTGGTGTGCATGGCGGACATTATTATGCGTTTATAAGGCCAACTCTGTCTGAGCAATG GTACAAATTTGATGATGAGAGAGTGACAAAAGAAGATACTAAGCGGGCATTAGAGGAGCAATATGGTGGTGAGGAGGAG TTACCTCAGACAAATCCTGGATTCAATAATACTCCGTTCAAATTCACCAAATATTCAAATGCTTACATGCTGGTGTACATACGTGAATCCGACAAGGACAAAATAATATGCAATGTTGATGAGAAAGACATTGCTGAACATTTAAGG GAGAGGTTGAAGAAAGAGCAGGAGGAAAAAGaacacaaaaagaaagaaaaggctgAGGCCCACCTTTATACTATTATAAAG GTGGCACGGGATGAAGATCTTTCTGAGCAGATTGGAAAGGACATATATTTTGATCTTGTAGACCATGACAAAGTTAGGAGTTTCCGTGTCCAAAAGCAGTTGTCTTTTAACACATTTAAG GAAGAGGTCGCTAAAGAGTTTGGTATACCAGTTCAATTTCAGCGATTTTGGCTATGGGCGAAGCGACAGAACCATACCTATCGTCCTAACCGGCCATTGACACACATCGAGGAAGCACAGTCT GTTGGACAATTGAGAGAGGTGTCAAACAAGGTTCACAATGcagaattaaaattatttttggaagtGGAGCTTGGACCG GATTTACGTCCCATAGCACCACCTGAAAAGACAAAGGATGATATATTACTTTTCTTCAAGTTATATGATCCTGAAAAAGAGGAGCTACG TTATGTTGGAAGGTTATTTGTGAAGAGTACTGGCAAGCCGTCAGAAATCTTAACAAAGTTGaatgaaatggctggttatgATCCTGATGAAGATATTGGACTTTATGAG GAAATCAAGTTTGAACCAAATGTCATGTGTGAGCCTATTGATAAGAAATTAACATTTCGAGCAAGCCAG CTAGAGGATGGAGATATTGTATGCTTTCAAAAAGGTCCTGTAACTGTAATGGATAGCGAGGATCATATCCGCTATCCAGATGTGCCTTCGTACTTGGAATATGTGCACAACCGCCAG GTTGTTCACTTTCGATCTCTTGATAAACCTAAAGAAGATGACTTCTGCCTGGAGAT GTCAAGGCTTTATACATATGATGATGTGGTGGAAAAAGTTGCTCAACAGCTTGGTTTGGAAGATCCATCCAAGATTAGGCTTACTCCACACAACTGCTACTCTCAGCAACCAAAACCCCAACCCATTAAGTATAGAGGAGTTGAACATTTGTCTGACATGCTGGTACACTACAACCAG ACGTCAGATATATTGTACTATGAAGTACTTGACATCCCTCTGCCGGAATTACAAGGTTTGAAAACTCTGAAAGTTGCATTTCACCATGCAACCAAGGATGAA GTTGTTATTCATACCATCAGACTTCCAAAGCAGAGCACTGTGGGGGATGTCCTCGATGACCTCAAAACTAAG GTGGAACTGTCTCATCCTAATGCTGAGCTTAGGTTGCTTGAAGTCTTCTATCACAAGATATACAAG GTCTTCCCTCCCaatgaaaagattgaaaacatTAATGACCAATATTGGACATTACGAGCCGAGGAG ATTccagaagaagagaaaaatcttGGTCCGCATGACCGCCTAATTCATGTCTATCATTTTACAAAAGACACAGCTCAGAATCAAATG CAAATTCAGAACTTTGGGGAACCTTTTTTCTTGGTCATTCATGAAGGTGAGACTTTGACTGAAATTAAGgacagaataaaaaagaaacttCAAGTTCCTGATGATGAGTTTGCgaag TGGAAGTTTGCATTTTTCTCATTAGGGCGTCCTGAGTATCTTCAAGACTCTGACATTGTATCCAGTCGTTTTCAG AGAAGAGATGTTTATGGTGCATGGGAGCAGTATCTTGGATTGGAGCATACTGACAATGCTCCTAAAAGAGCATATGCAGTTAACCAG AATCGCCACACGTTTGAGAAGCCAGTAAAGATCTACAATTAG